ATCTCTATTCGATGTGTCGGGGCATGGGCGCCCAGCGGTCCCGCCAGATACCGTGCTGGCGAACGCAGGCGCGAAAGCGGACGCGGAAAAGTGGCGCGATCGTGGTGGGGCGACCCCAACAGGCGAGGCCAAAATGATCTCGTCTCCCCGGCCGGATGTCAAACGGGGTTGAGGACGGGGGGGAGTGGCTCCCGCGGTGGGCCGTGGGTACGAGAGGGAACAACTGAAAGCGGGCTGGTGATCGGCATCGCCATTCCGGGATGCGCGGCTTGCAATGAGGAGGTGCCCGAACCAGAATGGCGAGTCACACCCACCATGCCTGGAGAACCGATGAGCCGAGGCCATGCCACTCCCCGCGCTGAAGAACCCCTCTACGATCTGACTGTCGCCACTCCGAGCCACGCCGAGCGCGCTCGGACGCTTCTCGCCACCCTGAAGACGGGGACCCTCGCGACGGTGGCGAAGGAGCCCGAGGGGCATCCCTATCCCTCGTTCGTCACCTTCGCGGTCGACGGTGCGGATCCCGTGTTTCTGGTGAGCGAGATGGCCGAGCACA
This window of the Acidobacteriota bacterium genome carries:
- a CDS encoding pyridoxamine 5'-phosphate oxidase family protein; the encoded protein is MSRGHATPRAEEPLYDLTVATPSHAERARTLLATLKTGTLATVAKEPEGHPYPSFVTFAVDGADPVFLVSEMAEH